A stretch of the Halobacteriovorax sp. DA5 genome encodes the following:
- a CDS encoding lytic murein transglycosylase: MKKLITITLMAINIFATSTTPTTEFNDWLNELKIELNQEHGFSYALLDDAFDGVTFNEDVIKYDRRQPEFVMSVGRYLDIVISETRIEKGQRYQAELEDIFIDIENDFNFQDRFLLSFWALETNFSSITGKLDIIRSLATLSYDGRRSAFFKRELVNALTMLQKGIYSYPSERMQGSWAGAMGSTQFMPSTMLAYAIDYDKDGQINMWENQRDFLGSPANFLSKVGWNGDESWGHEIDLPSDFDYFHSGLKYKEDLQYWIDRGITLRGGTQLPYTSGKTAIYLPQGANGPAFIVYPNFFTIFKWNNSEKYALGIGILSDLIAKRGDYFSKFNLDEESFMSFEMAKKIQAKLNELGLDAGPVDGIPGKQTTAAIQRFQVSEDIIPDGYLTKDLADQILAK; the protein is encoded by the coding sequence ATGAAGAAACTAATCACAATAACGCTTATGGCAATTAATATTTTTGCCACTTCCACTACTCCTACAACTGAGTTCAATGATTGGCTTAATGAGCTTAAGATTGAACTTAATCAAGAGCATGGTTTTTCGTATGCCTTACTAGATGATGCCTTTGATGGTGTTACTTTTAATGAAGATGTTATCAAATATGATCGCAGACAACCTGAGTTTGTCATGAGTGTTGGCCGATACCTAGATATCGTTATTAGTGAGACAAGAATCGAGAAAGGCCAAAGATATCAGGCCGAGCTTGAAGATATTTTTATCGATATTGAAAACGATTTTAATTTTCAAGATCGCTTCCTCTTATCATTCTGGGCCCTTGAAACAAACTTTTCTTCGATTACAGGCAAGCTCGATATTATCCGCTCTCTTGCGACTCTTTCATATGATGGTCGCCGCTCAGCATTTTTCAAGAGAGAATTAGTTAATGCTCTTACAATGCTGCAAAAGGGAATTTACTCATACCCTAGTGAACGTATGCAGGGATCATGGGCAGGAGCGATGGGCTCGACTCAATTCATGCCTTCAACAATGCTAGCTTATGCCATTGACTACGATAAAGATGGCCAAATAAATATGTGGGAAAACCAACGTGACTTCTTAGGTTCTCCAGCAAACTTCCTATCAAAAGTTGGCTGGAATGGTGATGAAAGCTGGGGACATGAAATTGATCTACCAAGCGACTTTGACTACTTTCATAGTGGATTAAAATATAAAGAAGATCTGCAGTATTGGATAGATCGCGGAATCACATTAAGAGGTGGAACTCAACTGCCTTACACAAGTGGGAAAACTGCAATCTACCTTCCACAAGGAGCAAATGGGCCAGCATTTATTGTTTACCCTAACTTCTTTACTATCTTTAAATGGAATAATTCAGAAAAGTACGCTCTAGGGATTGGAATTCTTTCTGATCTTATTGCAAAACGTGGTGATTATTTTAGTAAGTTTAATTTAGATGAAGAGTCATTTATGTCATTTGAAATGGCAAAGAAAATTCAAGCAAAATTAAACGAGTTAGGTCTCGATGCTGGGCCAGTTGATGGGATTCCAGGAAAACAAACGACAGCAGCAATCCAAAGATTTCAAGTATCAGAAGATATCATTCCAGACGGCTATTTAACTAAAGATTTGGCCGATCAAATTCTTGCAAAATAA
- a CDS encoding STAS/SEC14 domain-containing protein, with protein sequence MLKVMKGLQKGIVGIEGSGRITKDDYINVLEPILDEALKKEEKVGVLFYLNETYEGYTPGAVFEDTAMGLKYFNVMKRCAVVTDSALITGAVKLFAPIIPIDFKSYKINELDEAKDWLMREVESDIEFHFDKNDNILTLTSYHPLRVNDFEKIQNLLNQVYKETKVISGIILNSEQFPGWDDLRSLLRHFEFLKDNRQHIEKVGICTSNELIRNSASVVSDHLESVDVAVFEYGAINDARNWLRNIESKDTMRAV encoded by the coding sequence ATGTTGAAAGTAATGAAAGGATTACAAAAGGGTATCGTCGGTATCGAGGGATCAGGACGTATAACAAAAGACGACTATATTAATGTGCTTGAACCGATTTTAGATGAGGCCCTAAAAAAAGAAGAAAAAGTTGGTGTACTCTTCTACTTAAATGAAACATACGAAGGATACACTCCAGGGGCAGTATTTGAAGATACGGCCATGGGCCTAAAATATTTTAATGTTATGAAAAGGTGTGCAGTAGTTACAGATAGTGCACTAATAACAGGGGCCGTAAAATTATTTGCTCCAATCATTCCAATTGATTTTAAGTCATATAAAATCAATGAACTCGATGAGGCCAAAGACTGGCTTATGCGTGAAGTAGAGTCCGATATCGAATTTCACTTCGATAAGAATGACAACATTCTTACGCTAACTTCTTACCATCCATTGCGAGTCAATGATTTTGAAAAGATTCAAAACTTACTTAATCAAGTTTATAAAGAAACAAAAGTAATTTCAGGAATTATTCTAAACTCAGAACAATTTCCAGGTTGGGATGACTTAAGATCTCTCCTAAGACACTTTGAGTTTCTTAAAGATAATCGACAGCACATTGAGAAGGTTGGAATTTGCACAAGTAATGAGTTGATTAGAAACTCTGCCTCAGTTGTAAGTGATCATTTAGAAAGTGTTGATGTAGCAGTCTTTGAGTACGGTGCGATTAACGACGCAAGGAATTGGCTGAGAAATATTGAATCGAAAGATACAATGCGTGCCGTATGA
- a CDS encoding NADP-dependent isocitrate dehydrogenase, whose protein sequence is MSNGSKIIYTITDEAPALATQSLLPIVKAFTKHAGINVETRDISLAGRILAHFPEFLSEEQKQSDDLAYLGELAKQAEANIIKLPNISASIPQLSAAIKELQDHGFKIPNYPDAPSTDEEKDIASRYAKVLGSAVNPVLREGNSDRRVAGPVKEYAKANPHRMGAWSKDSKSHVAHMDANDFYGSEKSAIMPKATDVKITLKQNDGSEVVLKEKVSLLQDEIIDAGVMSAKALREFFAKNIQDAKEKDILFSVHLKATMMKVSDPIMFGHCVEVYFKDVFEKYAAEFKELGVNSANGLGSVYSKLSGLPAEKKAEIEGALDLAIENGPRLAMVDSDKGITNLHVPSDVIIDASMPAAIRTSGQMWNKDNKQEDTKFCIPDRSYAQMYQEVISFCKENGAFDPKTMGTVPNVGLMAKKAEEYGSHDKTFKIPAAGVVEVTDSEGNTVFTHEVSEGDIWRMCQTKDVAVRDWVKLGVTRARLTNTPAVFWLDENRGHDANLIKKVNEYLKDHDTAGLEIKILDPVKAIRYSMERIIKGEDTISVTGNVLRDYLTDLFPILELGTSAKMLSIVPLLAGGGLFETGAGGSAPKHVQQFTGENHLRWDSLGEFLALGVSLEDLAIKTGNAKATVLAKTLDEANTAFLKNDKSPSRKVGELDNRGSHYFLAQYWAKALADQNEDAELKEIFTPVASNLVENEAKIVEELNSAQGGAVDMGGYYHPNLELVAKAMRPSATFNSVIDSL, encoded by the coding sequence ATGTCTAATGGATCAAAAATCATTTACACAATTACTGACGAAGCGCCAGCGCTAGCGACTCAGTCACTTCTTCCAATCGTAAAAGCTTTTACGAAGCATGCAGGTATCAATGTTGAAACTCGCGATATCTCTCTTGCAGGAAGAATTCTTGCTCACTTTCCAGAATTTCTTTCTGAAGAGCAAAAGCAATCAGATGATCTAGCTTACCTAGGTGAGTTAGCAAAACAAGCAGAAGCTAATATCATTAAGCTTCCAAATATTTCTGCATCAATTCCTCAGCTTTCAGCTGCAATTAAAGAACTTCAAGACCACGGTTTTAAAATTCCTAATTACCCAGATGCACCATCGACTGATGAAGAAAAAGACATTGCTTCTCGTTATGCGAAAGTTCTTGGTTCAGCAGTAAACCCAGTTCTTCGTGAGGGGAACTCTGACCGTCGTGTTGCTGGGCCGGTTAAAGAATATGCAAAAGCTAATCCACACAGAATGGGAGCTTGGTCAAAAGACTCTAAGTCACACGTTGCACACATGGATGCAAATGACTTTTATGGTTCTGAAAAATCAGCAATCATGCCTAAAGCAACTGATGTAAAAATCACTCTTAAGCAAAATGATGGATCTGAAGTAGTTCTAAAAGAAAAAGTATCTCTTCTTCAAGACGAAATCATCGATGCAGGTGTAATGAGTGCAAAAGCACTTAGAGAATTCTTCGCTAAGAATATTCAAGATGCGAAAGAAAAAGATATTCTTTTTTCTGTTCACCTAAAAGCAACAATGATGAAGGTAAGTGATCCTATTATGTTTGGTCACTGTGTTGAAGTTTACTTCAAAGACGTATTTGAAAAATATGCAGCTGAGTTCAAAGAGCTTGGTGTAAATTCTGCTAACGGACTTGGTTCTGTTTATTCTAAGCTTTCTGGCCTTCCTGCTGAAAAGAAAGCTGAGATCGAAGGTGCACTTGATCTAGCAATCGAGAATGGGCCACGTCTAGCAATGGTTGATTCTGATAAAGGAATCACAAACCTACACGTTCCATCTGATGTTATTATCGATGCTTCAATGCCTGCGGCAATTAGAACTTCTGGGCAAATGTGGAATAAAGATAATAAGCAAGAAGATACTAAATTCTGTATTCCAGATAGAAGCTACGCTCAAATGTACCAAGAAGTAATTTCGTTCTGTAAAGAGAACGGAGCATTTGATCCTAAGACAATGGGAACAGTTCCAAACGTTGGTCTTATGGCAAAGAAAGCTGAAGAGTATGGTTCACACGATAAGACATTTAAAATCCCAGCGGCAGGTGTTGTAGAGGTTACTGATTCAGAAGGTAACACAGTATTTACTCACGAGGTTTCAGAGGGTGATATCTGGAGAATGTGTCAAACTAAAGACGTTGCAGTACGTGACTGGGTTAAGCTTGGTGTAACTCGTGCTCGTCTTACTAATACTCCAGCAGTATTCTGGCTTGATGAAAACCGTGGCCACGACGCTAACCTAATTAAGAAAGTAAATGAGTACTTAAAAGATCACGATACAGCAGGACTTGAAATTAAAATCCTAGATCCTGTTAAAGCAATCCGTTACTCAATGGAGAGAATCATTAAAGGTGAAGATACTATTTCTGTGACAGGTAACGTTCTTCGTGACTACCTAACAGATCTTTTCCCAATTCTTGAACTTGGAACTTCTGCAAAGATGCTTTCAATTGTACCTCTTCTTGCAGGTGGTGGATTATTTGAAACTGGTGCCGGTGGATCAGCTCCTAAGCACGTACAACAATTTACTGGTGAAAATCACTTAAGATGGGACTCTCTAGGAGAGTTCTTAGCACTAGGTGTTTCTCTTGAAGATCTTGCAATTAAAACAGGTAATGCAAAGGCAACTGTTCTTGCAAAAACTCTAGATGAAGCAAATACTGCATTTCTAAAGAATGATAAGTCTCCATCAAGAAAAGTAGGTGAGCTTGATAATAGAGGTTCTCACTACTTCTTAGCTCAGTACTGGGCAAAAGCACTTGCTGATCAAAATGAAGATGCTGAGCTTAAAGAAATCTTTACTCCTGTTGCTTCAAACCTTGTTGAAAATGAAGCAAAGATTGTTGAAGAGTTAAATAGCGCACAAGGTGGAGCCGTTGATATGGGTGGTTACTATCATCCAAATTTAGAGCTTGTTGCAAAGGCAATGAGACCATCAGCTACTTTCAATTCAGTAATTGATTCACTATAG
- a CDS encoding DUF6607 family protein — MKFLVLLALALPALAGLTIDKNKDIQEIKKMTGCYAIKFQSSETFAYSNDYDFYDRYASGALEWIFVDSENEDMVNIQHILVTPHAIVKHWRQQWDWEAANALDYRGFSNWNNKAVKNPQGNWVQRVYQVDDSPRYECSAPWIHTDTNSYWECTANAPLPRREFSIRSDYNVLRRTNRHEQTSYGHVHDQDNIKVNMLENGMELKLAMEKSYNTYQKVDDSRCQPAIEWWKTHKYFWRDVVNVWNKELYSEDSVKIDFKKTGAPLWARLFELDDQMSTRPAYDSKESTQKIKTIIQNHILR, encoded by the coding sequence ATGAAATTTCTAGTGCTTCTTGCTCTTGCACTTCCAGCACTTGCAGGACTAACAATTGATAAGAATAAAGACATCCAAGAAATTAAAAAAATGACAGGATGCTATGCCATTAAGTTTCAATCGTCTGAAACTTTCGCCTATAGCAATGATTATGACTTCTACGATCGCTATGCCTCAGGGGCCCTTGAGTGGATCTTTGTCGATTCAGAAAATGAAGACATGGTTAATATTCAACATATTCTAGTTACTCCACATGCCATCGTTAAGCACTGGAGACAGCAATGGGACTGGGAAGCAGCGAATGCTCTCGATTACAGAGGCTTTAGTAATTGGAATAACAAGGCCGTAAAAAACCCACAAGGAAATTGGGTACAAAGAGTCTATCAAGTAGATGACTCTCCAAGATATGAATGTTCTGCACCATGGATTCACACAGATACAAACTCATATTGGGAATGTACAGCTAATGCTCCTCTACCAAGACGTGAATTCTCAATCAGATCAGACTATAACGTTTTAAGAAGAACAAATCGCCATGAACAGACTTCATATGGCCACGTTCACGACCAAGATAATATCAAAGTTAATATGCTTGAAAATGGAATGGAGCTTAAACTTGCAATGGAGAAGAGCTACAATACTTACCAGAAAGTTGATGATAGCCGTTGTCAACCGGCGATTGAATGGTGGAAGACTCATAAGTATTTCTGGCGTGACGTCGTTAATGTATGGAACAAAGAGCTTTACTCTGAAGATTCAGTGAAGATTGATTTTAAGAAAACAGGTGCTCCTCTATGGGCAAGACTATTTGAACTAGATGATCAAATGAGCACAAGACCTGCTTACGACTCAAAAGAATCAACTCAAAAAATCAAAACAATTATTCAAAACCATATCCTTAGATAG
- a CDS encoding DUF333 domain-containing protein, translating to MKLLILILLPFISLAVEKDFQIMKIYKKGQFREVKIYKGKNNSLMNKECLSSKVCQNAKTTPKKGTGLTGHPGSKACKEFRNSQYKILKDKDNNQYGFCLFSDGSLKSAWSLIHD from the coding sequence ATGAAATTGTTAATACTCATACTCTTGCCATTTATCTCCTTGGCAGTAGAAAAAGATTTTCAAATCATGAAAATCTATAAGAAAGGTCAGTTTAGAGAAGTCAAAATCTATAAGGGGAAGAACAACTCTCTCATGAATAAAGAATGTCTAAGTTCTAAAGTTTGTCAAAATGCTAAAACTACACCAAAGAAGGGCACAGGGCTTACTGGCCATCCAGGTTCTAAGGCCTGCAAAGAATTTAGAAATAGTCAGTATAAAATTTTAAAAGATAAGGATAATAATCAGTACGGCTTTTGCCTTTTTTCTGATGGAAGCTTAAAGAGTGCATGGAGCTTAATCCATGATTAG
- the msrB gene encoding peptide-methionine (R)-S-oxide reductase MsrB: MKFVLLTILIALSTCIHAAKETAVFGGGCFWCMEAPFEKLKGVNSVVSGYMGGTKESPSYQEVSSGSSGHVEVVQVTYDNSLVSYEDLLEIYWQNIDPTDSGGQFADRGSQYRTVIFVTNEKQKQIALNSKNNLEACKKYDKPIVTAIEMAHKFFPAEDSHQDYYKKNPIRYNTYKELSGRGGYIRDVASRPLKCEKKEIKQAKENKDKVMYKKPDLKELKEKLTPLEFEVTQNDATERPFANKYWDNKEEGIYVDVATGEPLFSSLDKYDSGSGWPAFTKPIDQKVVSMKEDTKLFMTRTEVRSSSGDSHLGHVFDDGPGPDGKRYCINSAAMRFIPKADLEKEGYGQYLSLFK; the protein is encoded by the coding sequence ATGAAGTTTGTTCTCTTAACTATATTGATTGCGTTAAGTACCTGTATTCATGCAGCTAAAGAAACTGCGGTATTTGGCGGAGGCTGCTTCTGGTGTATGGAAGCTCCATTTGAAAAACTTAAAGGTGTAAACTCCGTTGTCTCTGGCTATATGGGAGGAACAAAAGAGAGTCCAAGTTATCAGGAAGTTTCAAGTGGTAGTAGTGGACATGTTGAGGTTGTACAAGTGACATACGACAACTCACTTGTCAGTTATGAAGATCTCCTTGAAATTTATTGGCAAAATATTGATCCGACTGATAGTGGAGGTCAATTCGCTGACCGTGGTAGTCAGTACCGCACTGTGATTTTTGTCACCAATGAGAAACAAAAGCAAATAGCTCTAAATTCGAAAAATAATCTTGAAGCCTGTAAGAAGTATGACAAACCAATTGTGACTGCTATTGAGATGGCACATAAATTTTTTCCAGCAGAAGATTCTCATCAAGATTATTATAAAAAGAATCCGATACGCTATAATACCTATAAAGAATTATCTGGACGTGGTGGCTATATTCGCGATGTCGCTTCAAGACCTTTAAAGTGTGAAAAGAAAGAAATAAAACAAGCAAAAGAAAATAAGGATAAAGTTATGTACAAGAAACCTGATCTCAAAGAATTAAAAGAAAAACTAACGCCTCTTGAATTTGAAGTGACTCAAAATGATGCTACAGAGAGACCTTTTGCTAATAAGTACTGGGACAATAAAGAAGAGGGGATTTACGTTGATGTTGCAACAGGTGAGCCCCTTTTTAGCTCTCTTGATAAGTATGACTCTGGTTCGGGATGGCCTGCATTCACAAAGCCTATTGATCAAAAAGTGGTAAGTATGAAAGAAGATACTAAGCTATTTATGACAAGAACTGAGGTGCGCTCATCAAGTGGAGACTCTCATCTTGGTCACGTCTTTGATGATGGCCCAGGCCCAGATGGAAAGCGCTATTGCATAAATTCTGCGGCCATGCGCTTTATCCCAAAGGCCGATCTAGAAAAAGAAGGCTATGGCCAGTACCTTTCATTATTTAAGTAA